In Escherichia ruysiae, a genomic segment contains:
- the ubiF gene encoding 3-demethoxyubiquinol 3-hydroxylase, with translation MTNQPTEIAIVGGGMVGGALALGLAQHGFTVTVIEHAEPAPFVAGSEPDVRISAISAASVSLLKGLGVWDAVQAMRCHPYRRLETWEWETAHVVFDAAELKLPLLGYMVENTVLQQALWQALEAHPKVTLRVPTSLIALHRHNDLQELELKGGETIRAKLVIGADGANSQVRQMAGIGVHAWQYAQSCMLISVQCENDPGDSTWQQFTPDGPRAFLPLFDNWASLVWYDSPARIRQLQNMNMAQLQTEIAKHFPSRLGYVTPLAAGAFPLTRRHALQYVQPGLALVGDAAHTIHPLAGQGVNLGYRDVDALIDVLVNARSYGEAWASYPILKRYQMRRMADNFIMQSGMDLFYAGFSNNLPPLRFVRNLGLMAAERAGVLKRQALKYALGL, from the coding sequence ATGACAAATCAACCAACGGAAATTGCCATTGTCGGCGGAGGAATGGTCGGTGGCGCACTGGCGCTGGGACTGGCACAGCACGGATTTACGGTAACGGTTATCGAACATGCCGAACCTGCACCGTTTGTCGCAGGTAGTGAGCCGGACGTGCGGATCTCAGCGATCAGCGCGGCTTCGGTATCATTGCTTAAAGGTTTAGGCGTCTGGGATGCGGTACAGGCCATGCGTTGCCATCCTTATCGCAGACTGGAAACGTGGGAGTGGGAAACGGCGCATGTGGTGTTTGACGCAGCCGAATTAAAGCTGCCTCTGCTGGGCTATATGGTGGAAAACACCGTTCTGCAACAGGCGCTGTGGCAGGCGCTGGAAGCGCATCCGAAAGTAACGTTACGTGTGCCAACCTCGCTGATTGCGCTGCATCGCCATAATGATCTTCAGGAGCTGGAACTGAAGGGCGGTGAAACGATCCGCGCGAAACTGGTGATTGGTGCCGACGGCGCAAATTCGCAGGTGCGGCAGATGGCGGGAATTGGCGTTCATGCCTGGCAGTATGCGCAGTCGTGTATGTTGATTAGCGTACAGTGTGAGAACGATCCCGGCGACAGCACCTGGCAGCAATTTACCCCGGACGGACCGCGTGCGTTTCTGCCGTTGTTTGATAACTGGGCATCGCTGGTGTGGTATGACTCTCCGGCGCGTATTCGCCAGTTGCAGAATATGAATATGGCGCAGCTCCAGACGGAAATCGCGAAGCATTTCCCGTCGCGTCTGGGTTATGTGACACCGCTTGCCGCTGGTGCGTTTCCGCTGACGCGCCGACATGCGTTGCAGTATGTGCAGCCGGGGCTTGCGCTGGTGGGCGATGCTGCGCACACCATCCATCCGCTGGCGGGGCAGGGGGTGAATCTTGGTTATCGTGATGTCGATGCCCTGATTGACGTTCTGGTGAACGCCCGCAGCTACGGCGAAGCGTGGGCCAGTTATCCGATCCTCAAACGTTACCAGATGCGGCGCATGGCGGATAACTTCATTATGCAAAGCGGTATGGATCTGTTTTATGCCGGATTCAGCAATAATCTGCCGCCGCTGCGTTTTGTGCGTAATCTCGGGTTAATGGCGGCAGAGCGTGCTGGCGTGTTGAAACGTCAGGCGCTGAAATATGCGTTAGGATTATAG
- the asnB gene encoding asparagine synthase B, with amino-acid sequence MCSIFGVFDIKTDAVELRKKALELSRLMRHRGPDWSGIYASDNTILAHERLSIVDVNAGAQPLYNQQKTHVLAVNGEIYNHQALRAEYGDRYQFQTGSDCEVILALYQEKGAEFLDDLQGMFAFALYDSEKDAYLIGRDHLGIIPLYMGYDEHGQLYVASEMKALVPVCRTIKEFPAGSYLWSQDGEIRSYYHRDWFDYDAVKDNVTDKNELRQALEDSVKSHLMSDVPYGVLLSGGLDSSIISAITKKYAARRVEDQERSEAWWPQLHSFAVGLPGSPDLKAAQEVANHLGTVHHEIHFTVQEGLDAIRDVIYHIETYDVTTIRASTPMYLMSRKIKAMGIKMVLSGEGSDEVFGGYLYFHKAPNAKELHEETVRKLLALHMYDCARANKAMSAWGVEARVPFLDKKFLDVAMRINPQDKMCGNGKMEKHILRECFEAYLPASVAWRQKEQFSDGVGYSWIDTLKEVAAQQVSDQQLETARFRFPYNTPTSKEAYLYREIFEELFPLPSAAECVPGGPSVACSSAKAIEWDEAFKKMDDPSGRAVGVHQSAYK; translated from the coding sequence ATGTGTTCAATTTTTGGCGTATTCGATATCAAAACAGACGCAGTTGAACTGCGTAAAAAAGCACTCGAGCTGTCACGCCTGATGCGTCATCGTGGCCCGGACTGGTCCGGTATTTATGCCAGCGATAACACCATTCTCGCTCACGAACGTCTGTCAATTGTTGACGTTAACGCGGGGGCGCAGCCTCTCTACAACCAACAAAAAACTCATGTGCTGGCAGTAAACGGTGAAATCTACAACCACCAGGCACTGCGCGCCGAATATGGCGATCGTTACCAGTTCCAGACCGGGTCTGACTGCGAAGTGATCCTCGCGCTATATCAGGAAAAAGGGGCGGAATTTCTTGACGATTTGCAGGGCATGTTTGCCTTTGCCCTGTACGACAGCGAAAAAGATGCATACCTGATTGGTCGCGACCATCTGGGGATCATCCCGCTGTATATGGGCTATGACGAACACGGTCAGCTGTATGTGGCCTCAGAAATGAAAGCCCTCGTGCCGGTTTGCCGCACGATTAAAGAGTTCCCGGCGGGGAGCTATTTGTGGAGTCAGGACGGCGAAATCCGTTCTTATTATCACCGTGACTGGTTCGACTACGATGCGGTGAAAGATAACGTGACCGACAAAAACGAGCTACGTCAGGCACTGGAAGATTCCGTGAAAAGCCATCTGATGTCTGATGTGCCTTACGGTGTGCTGCTCTCTGGTGGTCTGGATTCCTCAATTATTTCCGCTATCACCAAGAAATACGCCGCCCGTCGCGTGGAAGATCAGGAACGTTCCGAAGCCTGGTGGCCGCAGTTGCACTCCTTTGCTGTAGGTCTGCCGGGTTCACCGGATCTGAAAGCAGCCCAGGAAGTGGCAAACCATCTGGGCACGGTGCATCACGAAATTCACTTCACTGTACAGGAAGGTCTGGATGCCATCCGCGACGTGATTTACCACATCGAAACTTATGATGTAACCACTATTCGCGCTTCAACACCGATGTATTTAATGTCGCGTAAGATCAAGGCGATGGGCATTAAAATGGTGCTGTCCGGCGAAGGTTCTGACGAAGTGTTTGGCGGTTATCTATACTTCCACAAAGCGCCGAACGCTAAAGAACTGCATGAAGAGACGGTGCGTAAACTGCTGGCCCTGCATATGTATGACTGCGCCCGTGCCAACAAAGCGATGTCAGCCTGGGGCGTGGAAGCACGCGTTCCGTTCCTCGACAAAAAATTCCTTGATGTGGCGATGCGTATTAACCCACAGGATAAAATGTGCGGTAACGGCAAAATGGAAAAACACATCCTGCGTGAATGTTTTGAAGCGTATCTGCCTGCAAGCGTGGCCTGGCGGCAGAAAGAGCAGTTCTCCGATGGCGTCGGTTACAGTTGGATCGACACCCTGAAAGAAGTGGCGGCGCAGCAGGTTTCTGATCAGCAACTGGAAACTGCCCGCTTCCGCTTCCCGTACAACACTCCGACCTCAAAAGAAGCGTATCTGTACCGGGAAATCTTTGAAGAATTGTTCCCGCTTCCGAGCGCCGCTGAGTGCGTACCGGGCGGCCCATCCGTCGCCTGTTCTTCTGCCAAAGCGATCGAGTGGGATGAAGCGTTCAAGAAAATGGACGATCCGTCTGGCCGCGCGGTCGGCGTTCACCAGTCGGCATATAAATAA
- the nagD gene encoding ribonucleotide monophosphatase NagD: MTIKNVICDIDGVLMHDNVAVPGAAEFLHGIMDKGLPLVLLTNYPSQTGQDLANRFATAGVDVPDSVFYTSAMATADFLRRQEGKKAYVVGEGALIHELYKAGFTITDVNPDFVIVGETRSYNWDMMHKAAYFVANGARFIATNPDTHGRGFYPACGALCAGIEKISGRKPFYVGKPSPWIIRAALNKMQAHSEETVIVGDNLRTDILAGFQAGLETILVLSGVSSLDDIDSMPFRPSWIYPSVAEIDVI; this comes from the coding sequence ATGACCATTAAAAATGTAATTTGCGATATCGACGGCGTGCTGATGCACGATAATGTCGCCGTACCAGGTGCAGCGGAATTTTTGCACGGGATTATGGATAAAGGCCTGCCGCTGGTGTTGCTGACCAACTATCCTTCGCAGACCGGGCAAGATCTGGCGAACCGCTTTGCCACTGCCGGTGTCGATGTACCGGACAGCGTGTTTTATACCTCCGCGATGGCGACCGCCGATTTCCTGCGTCGCCAGGAAGGTAAAAAAGCGTATGTAGTGGGCGAAGGCGCGCTGATCCATGAGCTGTACAAAGCCGGTTTCACTATTACCGATGTGAACCCTGATTTTGTGATTGTTGGCGAAACGCGCTCCTACAACTGGGACATGATGCATAAAGCAGCCTATTTCGTCGCTAACGGTGCACGCTTTATCGCCACCAACCCGGACACCCACGGGCGCGGTTTTTATCCCGCCTGTGGCGCGTTGTGTGCAGGGATTGAGAAAATCTCCGGGCGCAAACCGTTCTATGTTGGTAAGCCCAGCCCGTGGATCATCCGCGCGGCATTAAACAAAATGCAGGCGCATTCAGAAGAAACGGTGATTGTCGGCGATAACCTGCGTACCGACATTCTGGCGGGCTTCCAGGCAGGTCTGGAGACGATTCTTGTGCTTTCTGGTGTTTCGTCGCTCGACGATATCGACAGTATGCCGTTCCGCCCCAGCTGGATTTACCCGTCGGTCGCTGAAATCGACGTTATCTGA
- the nagC gene encoding DNA-binding transcriptional regulator NagC — MTPGGQAQIGNVDLVKQLNSAAVYRLIDQFGPISRIQIAEQSQLAPASVTKITRQLIERGLIKEVDQQASTGGRRAISIVTETRNFHAIGVRLGRHDATITLFDLSSKVLAEEHYPLPERTQQTLEHALLNAIAQFIDSYQRKLRELIAISVILPGLVDPDSGKIHYMPHIQVENWGLVEALEERFKVTCFVGHDIRSLALAEHYFGASQDCEDSILVRVHRGTGAGIISNGRIFIGRNGNVGEIGHIQVEPLGERCHCGNFGCLETIAANAAIEQRVLNLLKQGYQSRVPLDDCTIKTICKAANKGDSLASEVIEYVGRHLGKTIAIAINLFNPQKIVIAGEITEADKVLLPAIESCINTQALKAFRTNLPVVRSELDHRSAIGAFALVKRAMLNGILLQHLLEN; from the coding sequence ATGACACCAGGCGGACAAGCTCAGATAGGTAATGTTGATCTCGTAAAACAGCTTAACAGCGCGGCGGTTTATCGCCTGATTGACCAGTTCGGGCCAATCTCGCGAATTCAGATTGCTGAGCAAAGCCAGCTTGCCCCCGCCAGCGTAACCAAAATTACACGTCAGCTTATCGAGCGCGGGCTGATCAAAGAAGTCGATCAGCAGGCCTCCACCGGAGGCCGCCGCGCTATCTCCATCGTCACTGAAACTCGTAATTTCCACGCTATCGGCGTACGACTTGGTCGTCACGATGCCACCATCACCCTGTTTGATCTCAGTAGCAAAGTGCTGGCAGAAGAACATTACCCGCTGCCTGAACGAACCCAGCAGACGCTGGAACATGCCCTGCTGAATGCCATTGCTCAGTTTATTGATAGCTACCAGCGCAAACTGCGCGAGCTGATCGCGATTTCCGTGATCCTGCCTGGGCTTGTTGACCCGGACAGCGGCAAAATTCATTACATGCCGCATATTCAGGTGGAAAACTGGGGGCTGGTAGAAGCACTGGAAGAGCGTTTTAAAGTGACCTGTTTTGTCGGCCACGATATCCGTAGTCTGGCGCTGGCAGAGCACTACTTCGGTGCAAGTCAGGATTGCGAAGACTCCATTCTGGTGCGCGTGCATCGCGGAACGGGGGCTGGAATCATCTCTAACGGGCGCATTTTTATCGGTCGCAACGGCAACGTCGGTGAAATTGGTCATATTCAGGTCGAACCGCTGGGTGAACGCTGCCACTGCGGCAACTTTGGTTGTCTGGAAACTATCGCTGCCAACGCTGCCATTGAACAACGGGTGTTGAATTTATTAAAGCAGGGCTACCAGAGCCGTGTGCCACTGGACGACTGCACCATCAAAACTATCTGCAAAGCTGCGAACAAAGGCGATAGCCTGGCGTCGGAAGTGATTGAGTATGTCGGTCGTCATCTGGGCAAAACCATCGCCATTGCCATCAACCTGTTTAACCCGCAAAAAATTGTTATTGCCGGAGAAATCACCGAAGCCGATAAAGTGCTGCTCCCTGCTATTGAAAGCTGCATTAATACCCAGGCGCTGAAGGCATTTCGCACTAATCTGCCGGTGGTACGTTCTGAGCTGGACCACCGCTCAGCAATCGGCGCTTTTGCGCTGGTAAAACGCGCCATGCTCAACGGTATTTTGCTCCAGCATTTGCTGGAAAATTAA
- the nagA gene encoding N-acetylglucosamine-6-phosphate deacetylase — protein MYALTQGRIFTGHEFLDDHAVVIADGLIKSVCPVAELPPEIEQRSLNGAILSPGFIDVQLNGCGGVQFNDTAEAVSVETLEIMQKANEKSGCTNYLPTLITTSDDLMKQGVRVMREYLANHPNQALGLHLEGPWLNLVKKGTHNPNFVRKPDAALVDFLCENADVITKVTLAPEMVPAEVISKLANAGIVVSAGHSNATLKEAKAGFRAGITFATHLYNAMPYITGREPGLAGAILDDADIYCGIIADGLHVDYANIRNAKRLKGDKLCLVTDATAPAGANIEQFIFAGKTIYYRNGLCVDENGTLSGSSLTMIEGVRNLVEHCGIALDEVLRMATLYPARAIGVEKRLGTLAAGKVANLTAFTPDFKITKTIVNGNEVVTQ, from the coding sequence ATGTATGCATTAACCCAGGGCCGGATCTTTACCGGTCACGAATTTCTTGATGACCACGCGGTTGTTATCGCTGATGGCCTGATTAAAAGTGTCTGTCCGGTAGCGGAACTGCCGCCAGAGATTGAACAGCGTTCACTGAACGGAGCCATTCTCTCCCCCGGTTTTATTGATGTGCAGTTAAACGGCTGCGGCGGCGTACAGTTTAACGACACCGCTGAAGCGGTAAGCGTTGAAACGCTGGAAATCATGCAAAAAGCCAATGAGAAATCTGGCTGTACTAACTATCTGCCAACGCTTATCACCACCAGCGATGACCTGATGAAACAGGGTGTGCGCGTAATGCGCGAGTACCTGGCAAACCATCCGAACCAGGCGCTAGGTTTGCATCTGGAAGGTCCGTGGCTGAACCTGGTGAAAAAAGGCACTCATAACCCGAACTTCGTGCGTAAACCCGATGCTGCGCTGGTTGATTTCCTGTGCGAAAACGCTGATGTGATTACTAAAGTTACCCTGGCACCGGAAATGGTTCCTGCGGAAGTGATCAGCAAACTGGCAAATGCCGGGATTGTAGTTTCTGCCGGTCACTCCAACGCAACACTGAAAGAAGCGAAAGCCGGTTTCCGCGCTGGGATTACCTTTGCCACCCATCTGTACAACGCGATGCCGTATATTACCGGTCGCGAGCCAGGTCTGGCGGGCGCGATCCTCGATGACGCCGACATTTATTGCGGTATTATTGCCGATGGCTTGCACGTTGATTACGCTAACATCCGCAACGCCAAGCGTCTGAAAGGCGACAAACTGTGTCTGGTCACCGACGCTACTGCACCAGCAGGCGCCAATATTGAACAGTTCATTTTTGCGGGTAAAACAATATACTACCGCAACGGACTTTGTGTGGATGAAAATGGTACGTTAAGCGGTTCATCCTTAACCATGATTGAAGGCGTGCGTAATCTGGTCGAACATTGCGGTATCGCACTGGATGAAGTTTTGCGTATGGCGACGCTCTACCCGGCACGTGCAATTGGCGTTGAAAAACGTCTCGGCACGCTCGCCGCAGGCAAAGTGGCCAACCTGACCGCATTCACACCTGATTTTAAAATCACTAAGACCATCGTTAATGGTAACGAGGTCGTAACTCAATAA